A part of Flavobacteriaceae bacterium GSB9 genomic DNA contains:
- a CDS encoding T9SS type B sorting domain-containing protein translates to MIKKALILIFLALTSMYSFGQAEASNWYFGENAGINFNIFTGTVTTLNDGELFTREGCASISNSNGELLFYTDGTTVYNASHEIMSNGSALLGDESSTQSAIVVPKPNDPSIYYIFTVGSNQTNTGLNYSVVDMSGDSGKGIVKNKNTNLLPQCAEKISAVVKDCDTRSIWVVTLSSESGFFGNPPNLNTFYAYEIGPTGVNSNPVKTTLDVNFTDSRGYLKLSPSGLKLACASVHTSGLYLFDFDSQTGIVSNPQPLSIDSSSDKPYGLEFSPDSNLLYVTSSNDYFNRSDPDENDDPQNHRSLLIQYNLNAPNISDSQVVLDDQNLYRGALQLGPNGKIYRSLSETYDVGINKLGVINNPNSIGTAANYQHNAVDLGTNNATQGLPPFIASFFNEQIDIVKNGSDTNFIALCEGETYTLVADEILGATYTWTKDRVVLPETDFDLEVTETGIYKVVIEPPGEVQITNCGLPQGEARVEFYDYPEAFDTDLFQCDYDLGSIDITTFNLTEAYEMISPSINEDFSVTLHKSEDDALNNVDPISNVDSYQNTAPNEILYARVEHILSGCFSTAPLSLNVSNTQVPLYQASPVCDEVDSPDGINVFNLELYKTEIANNLGVSINDFNITFYETRDDALLEINKISEYQNKTPYNDILFYRADTNSNNACYGINEIQLTVEKLPNINKTDTSFYCLNEFPNPIKINAGLTQGNINDYTYLWNNGETSYEIEVNETGTYSVVVTNKANCSDERLVTVEPSNLATIDEIEITDVSENNIINVMVSGEGTYEFALVNSKNIIIRPYQESPVFENLYPGVYNVHIKDIKNNCGVVNQTVSVIGFPKFFTPNNDGINDTWQVFGISELFQPNTKIQIYNRYGKLLKEINPLGKGWDGQIRGKKLPSDDYWFSVKLQDGRVFKNHFTLKH, encoded by the coding sequence ATGATAAAAAAAGCCCTAATTTTAATATTTTTAGCCTTAACCAGTATGTATTCTTTTGGTCAGGCCGAAGCTTCCAATTGGTACTTTGGAGAAAACGCCGGTATTAATTTCAATATTTTTACCGGAACCGTAACCACACTTAACGATGGCGAGCTTTTTACTCGCGAAGGTTGTGCATCCATCTCGAACTCCAACGGAGAGCTATTGTTTTACACAGACGGAACAACGGTCTATAATGCATCACATGAAATCATGTCCAACGGCAGTGCCCTGCTTGGTGATGAATCCAGCACACAATCGGCCATTGTTGTCCCCAAACCTAACGACCCATCTATTTATTATATTTTTACAGTTGGCTCCAACCAAACCAATACGGGTTTAAATTATTCGGTTGTAGATATGTCGGGTGACTCTGGTAAAGGTATTGTAAAAAATAAAAACACCAACCTTTTACCACAATGTGCAGAAAAGATATCAGCTGTTGTTAAAGATTGTGATACACGCTCTATTTGGGTGGTGACGTTATCATCAGAAAGCGGATTTTTCGGAAACCCTCCTAATCTAAATACATTTTATGCTTACGAAATCGGTCCCACGGGTGTTAACTCTAATCCTGTTAAAACTACTCTAGACGTAAACTTTACAGATTCCAGAGGCTACCTAAAGTTATCTCCTAGCGGTTTAAAATTAGCTTGTGCCAGTGTTCACACTTCCGGTCTGTATTTATTTGACTTCGATTCACAAACTGGAATTGTAAGCAACCCCCAACCGTTAAGTATTGACAGTTCTAGTGACAAGCCCTATGGTCTTGAGTTTTCTCCTGATAGTAATTTACTTTATGTAACCTCATCAAACGATTACTTTAATAGAAGTGACCCAGATGAAAACGATGATCCACAAAACCATAGATCCCTTCTAATTCAATATAACTTAAATGCCCCTAACATATCAGATTCTCAAGTTGTTTTAGATGATCAAAACCTTTACCGTGGTGCATTGCAATTAGGGCCAAATGGGAAAATATACCGCTCATTAAGTGAAACATACGATGTAGGAATCAACAAACTAGGCGTTATTAACAACCCAAACAGCATTGGAACAGCTGCCAATTACCAACATAATGCCGTAGATTTAGGAACTAATAATGCAACACAAGGCTTGCCCCCTTTCATCGCTTCGTTTTTTAACGAACAAATAGATATTGTAAAAAATGGAAGCGACACTAATTTTATTGCACTTTGCGAAGGCGAAACCTATACGCTTGTGGCTGATGAAATTTTAGGTGCTACATATACTTGGACCAAAGATCGTGTAGTTTTACCTGAAACCGATTTTGACCTCGAGGTGACAGAAACAGGCATTTACAAAGTTGTTATTGAGCCTCCTGGAGAAGTTCAAATAACGAATTGTGGACTTCCTCAAGGAGAAGCTAGAGTAGAGTTTTATGATTATCCTGAAGCATTTGATACCGATTTGTTCCAATGTGATTATGATTTAGGCTCTATCGATATCACGACTTTTAATTTAACGGAAGCTTATGAAATGATATCACCTTCCATTAATGAAGATTTTTCTGTTACGCTTCACAAATCTGAAGATGATGCTCTAAATAATGTCGACCCAATTAGTAATGTAGATTCTTACCAAAATACGGCTCCAAACGAAATACTTTATGCTCGTGTTGAACATATTTTAAGTGGGTGCTTTAGCACAGCACCACTAAGCCTGAATGTTAGCAACACTCAAGTTCCTTTATACCAAGCTTCTCCGGTTTGTGACGAGGTAGATTCTCCTGATGGGATTAATGTGTTCAATCTAGAACTATACAAAACAGAGATTGCAAATAACTTAGGAGTATCCATAAATGATTTTAATATAACGTTTTACGAAACGCGAGACGATGCTTTATTAGAAATCAATAAGATTAGTGAATATCAAAACAAAACACCTTATAACGATATTTTATTTTACAGAGCAGACACTAACAGCAACAATGCTTGTTATGGCATCAACGAAATACAATTAACGGTAGAAAAATTACCAAATATCAATAAAACAGACACTTCATTTTATTGTCTTAATGAATTTCCTAATCCCATAAAAATCAACGCTGGGTTAACCCAAGGAAATATAAATGATTATACCTATTTATGGAACAATGGCGAAACCAGTTATGAAATAGAGGTAAACGAAACAGGAACATATTCTGTTGTAGTAACCAATAAGGCAAACTGTTCAGATGAAAGATTGGTTACCGTAGAACCCTCAAACCTTGCAACAATAGACGAAATTGAAATAACGGATGTATCAGAAAACAATATTATTAACGTTATGGTATCGGGCGAAGGCACATACGAGTTTGCCTTGGTTAATTCTAAAAACATAATAATACGCCCCTATCAAGAAAGTCCGGTGTTTGAAAACCTCTACCCTGGTGTGTACAACGTCCATATTAAAGACATAAAAAACAATTGCGGTGTCGTCAACCAAACGGTTTCTGTTATTGGGTTCCCTAAGTTTTTCACTCCAAATAACGATGGAATTAATGACACATGGCAGGTTTTTGGCATCTCTGAACTTTTTCAACCCAATACAAAAATCCAAATTTACAACCGTTACGGTAAACTTTTAAAAGAAATAAATCCTTTGGGCAAAGGATGGGATGGGCAAATCCGTGGAAAAAAATTACCAAGTGACGACTATTGGTTCTCTGTAAAACTTCAAGACGGAAGGGTTTTTAAAAATCATTTTACGTTAAAGCATTAA